One genomic region from Ralstonia pickettii DTP0602 encodes:
- a CDS encoding cytochrome C oxidase (K00405: ccoO; cytochrome c oxidase cbb3-type subunit II): MENELKLVGGAMVTLSLATAAMVVTPFLQLKDVPAPKDLKPYTSAELRGREVYMANGCIACHTQQPSSTGAGRADARRGWGRPSVAADYHYDDPPLLGTMRTGPDLFNIGARQPSADWHLGHLFQPRAYVPESIMPAYPFLFEVKDESAVAKGERVVSLPPGVAPYDKVVVARPEAMDLVAYLQSLNHTYAVLTPEDAANATRIKPPAASSEHAK; the protein is encoded by the coding sequence ATGGAAAACGAACTGAAACTGGTGGGCGGGGCAATGGTGACGCTGTCGCTCGCTACCGCGGCGATGGTGGTGACACCGTTCCTGCAACTGAAGGATGTGCCTGCTCCTAAGGACCTGAAGCCTTATACCAGTGCCGAACTGCGTGGTAGGGAAGTCTATATGGCGAACGGTTGCATCGCCTGCCATACGCAGCAGCCCAGCAGCACAGGCGCCGGCCGCGCTGATGCCAGGCGAGGCTGGGGGCGCCCCTCGGTAGCGGCAGACTATCACTACGACGATCCCCCGCTCCTTGGCACGATGCGTACGGGGCCTGACCTGTTCAACATTGGCGCCAGGCAACCCAGCGCCGACTGGCATCTCGGGCATTTGTTTCAGCCGAGGGCGTATGTGCCGGAAAGCATCATGCCGGCCTATCCCTTCCTGTTCGAGGTCAAGGACGAGTCTGCGGTCGCGAAGGGTGAGCGAGTGGTGTCCTTGCCGCCAGGCGTTGCGCCATATGACAAGGTGGTAGTCGCTCGTCCTGAGGCCATGGACCTGGTTGCGTATCTGCAATCCCTGAACCACACATACGCGGTGCTCACGCCGGAGGATGCTGCGAATGCAACCAGGATAAAGCCCCCTGCGGCCAGTTCGGAGCACGCGAAGTGA
- a CDS encoding membrane protein (K00404: ccoN; cytochrome c oxidase cbb3-type subunit I [EC:1.9.3.1]), whose protein sequence is MNPTGLLLATFVLSIVGLFSFIWSLRRGLFDLDTNAAKVIFSANEIGVPEEPAADPAQHDALERNVGRRDHATTGVSREDLALRESADRSSAFPAFIMLMSSVVWLIVASAAGLLSSMKLHWPDLLTDSAWMTFGRLRTIHLNAVAYGWAPMGLLGLAIWMMPRLLRTPLVGGRFAIFGAIVWNAGVVAGLGAIAAGLSAGMEWLEIPWQIGGLFAVGGMMIGLPLVFMLQRRNVHHLYVSVWYMGAALFWFPVLYIVAKIPGVHFGVEQATMNWWFGHNVLGLFYTPLSLATIYYLLPKVIGKPVQSYNLSLLGFWTLAFFYGQVGAHHLIGGPVPEWLITLSIVQSVMMIIPVVSFSLNQHLTLKGNFGALRHSPTLRFIVFGAIMYTLASLQGSFEALRSLNAITHFTHFTVAHAHLGMYGFVSMVIFGGVYFALPRILDTRWPHPRLIALHFWLVVAGFTVYMVTLSIGGVLQGLSLLNPDQPFLESVTVTLPWLYGRSIGGALMTLGHLVFATHMVLFALPSGVFTQNEQKPLHSAA, encoded by the coding sequence ATGAATCCCACAGGTTTGCTATTGGCCACTTTCGTTCTATCGATCGTGGGCCTCTTTTCCTTCATATGGTCACTGCGGCGCGGCCTGTTTGATCTTGACACCAACGCGGCGAAAGTCATCTTCTCGGCCAATGAGATTGGCGTTCCCGAGGAACCCGCTGCCGATCCGGCACAGCATGATGCCCTCGAGCGCAATGTGGGACGCCGCGATCATGCAACGACCGGGGTTTCCAGGGAAGACCTGGCGTTGCGCGAGAGCGCGGATCGGTCGAGCGCCTTTCCAGCGTTCATCATGTTGATGTCCTCGGTGGTGTGGCTAATTGTCGCGTCTGCAGCTGGTCTGCTCAGCTCGATGAAGCTTCACTGGCCTGACCTGCTTACAGACAGCGCATGGATGACGTTCGGGCGCCTGCGCACCATTCACCTGAATGCCGTGGCTTACGGATGGGCGCCGATGGGGCTGCTTGGCCTCGCTATCTGGATGATGCCGCGCTTGCTGCGTACGCCCCTGGTTGGCGGGCGCTTTGCGATCTTTGGCGCGATTGTCTGGAATGCCGGGGTGGTGGCGGGCCTTGGTGCCATTGCTGCAGGTCTGAGCGCCGGGATGGAGTGGCTGGAAATCCCATGGCAGATCGGTGGCTTGTTTGCGGTCGGTGGAATGATGATTGGCCTTCCGCTGGTTTTCATGCTGCAACGCCGGAACGTACATCATCTCTACGTTTCGGTCTGGTATATGGGAGCGGCCCTCTTTTGGTTCCCCGTTCTCTATATCGTGGCCAAGATCCCAGGTGTCCACTTCGGGGTAGAGCAGGCGACGATGAATTGGTGGTTTGGCCATAACGTGCTTGGCCTCTTCTATACGCCGCTGTCTCTCGCAACCATTTACTACCTGTTGCCAAAGGTCATTGGCAAGCCAGTCCAATCCTACAACTTGTCACTACTCGGTTTCTGGACCCTTGCATTCTTCTATGGTCAGGTGGGCGCCCATCATCTGATTGGCGGCCCGGTTCCTGAGTGGCTCATCACCCTGTCCATTGTGCAGAGTGTGATGATGATCATCCCGGTGGTCTCCTTCTCCTTGAACCAGCACCTGACATTGAAGGGGAACTTCGGGGCGCTGCGCCATTCGCCAACCCTGCGTTTCATCGTCTTTGGCGCGATTATGTACACGTTGGCCTCGTTGCAGGGCAGTTTCGAGGCGCTGCGGAGTCTAAATGCCATAACGCATTTCACCCATTTCACAGTGGCCCACGCCCACCTGGGTATGTACGGGTTCGTCTCGATGGTTATCTTTGGTGGTGTCTATTTCGCACTGCCGCGGATCCTGGATACCCGCTGGCCGCATCCCAGGCTGATTGCGTTGCATTTTTGGCTCGTGGTGGCCGGGTTCACCGTCTACATGGTTACGCTAAGCATCGGCGGCGTCCTGCAGGGGCTGTCGCTGTTGAATCCGGACCAGCCGTTCCTCGAATCGGTGACGGTCACGCTGCCGTGGCTATACGGCCGCTCGATTGGTGGTGCGTTAATGACGCTCGGACACCTCGTGTTTGCCACGCATATGGTCTTGTTCGCGCTTCCGTCCGGTGTCTTCACGCAGAACGAGCAGAAACCCCTGCATTCGGCAGCATAG
- a CDS encoding 2-aminoadipate aminotransferase, which translates to MKRYETLASDIAESIRKGVLRPGDRLPSVRHCSESRGISQSTVFQAYYRLEAQGLVRARHRSGYFVAAGDTAIPPEPETAPRPLEEAVSPDVSERVFEVMESSLARDLVPFGSAFPSPLHFPMTRLGQVFASSVQKLDPWSSVDDLTPGSARLRRQIALRYLADGLQIHTNDIVITNGALEALNLCLSAVTRPGDAVVVESPTFSPALQALGRLGLHAIEVTTHPREGVDLDALQQALERHRPKACWLMTNFQNPLGSLMPDEKKRALVELLTRYGVPLIEDDVFGELYFGANRPKPAKAFDTAGIVMHCSSFSKCLAPGYRIGWTAPGKFARKVARLKLVTTLASSAPAQEAIGSYLEKGGFDKHLRRLRETLSTQQSCFVQAISEHFPAGTKATRPAGGYLLWVELPRHVDALDIHRQALSLGISTAPGPIFSAKQEFCNCLRLNYGHTWDARSEKALITLGRLIAAYGH; encoded by the coding sequence ATGAAGCGATATGAAACCCTTGCGTCCGACATTGCGGAGTCCATCCGCAAGGGTGTTCTCAGGCCCGGCGACCGGCTACCGTCCGTCCGGCACTGTAGTGAAAGTCGTGGAATCAGCCAGTCGACTGTCTTTCAGGCTTACTACCGGCTGGAGGCGCAGGGGCTCGTTCGTGCCCGGCATCGTTCCGGGTATTTCGTCGCCGCAGGAGACACAGCGATTCCTCCGGAACCTGAGACCGCGCCGCGACCGCTTGAAGAGGCGGTGTCCCCGGATGTAAGCGAACGTGTCTTTGAGGTCATGGAGTCCAGCTTGGCAAGAGATCTCGTGCCCTTTGGCTCGGCGTTTCCCAGCCCACTGCACTTTCCAATGACGCGGCTAGGCCAGGTCTTCGCCTCCAGCGTACAGAAACTGGACCCATGGAGCAGCGTTGATGACCTGACGCCTGGGAGCGCACGCCTTCGCCGTCAGATTGCGCTTCGTTATCTGGCAGATGGCCTGCAGATTCATACCAACGACATCGTCATCACCAACGGCGCGCTGGAAGCGCTCAATCTGTGCCTGAGTGCGGTAACCCGCCCTGGCGACGCCGTTGTCGTGGAGTCCCCCACGTTCTCTCCGGCCTTGCAGGCGCTGGGGCGCCTGGGCCTTCATGCCATCGAAGTCACAACACATCCACGCGAAGGCGTCGATCTCGACGCCTTGCAGCAAGCCCTGGAGCGGCACAGACCTAAGGCTTGCTGGCTCATGACAAACTTCCAGAATCCGCTCGGCAGCCTCATGCCAGACGAAAAGAAGCGCGCATTGGTCGAGTTGCTCACGCGATATGGCGTCCCGCTCATTGAAGATGACGTGTTCGGCGAACTGTACTTCGGCGCCAACCGCCCCAAGCCGGCCAAGGCATTCGACACGGCCGGCATCGTGATGCACTGCTCGTCCTTCTCCAAATGCCTGGCACCGGGATACCGCATCGGTTGGACCGCTCCCGGCAAGTTTGCACGCAAGGTTGCGCGCCTTAAGCTGGTGACAACGTTGGCTTCATCCGCGCCAGCCCAGGAGGCCATCGGTTCCTATCTCGAAAAAGGGGGATTCGACAAACACCTCCGGCGCCTTCGTGAGACTTTGAGCACTCAGCAAAGCTGCTTCGTGCAGGCTATCAGCGAGCATTTTCCGGCAGGGACAAAAGCAACTCGCCCGGCTGGGGGGTACCTGCTGTGGGTCGAGCTCCCCCGACACGTTGATGCCCTTGATATCCACCGCCAAGCGCTGTCGCTAGGGATCAGCACAGCACCAGGTCCCATCTTTTCCGCCAAGCAGGAATTCTGCAACTGCTTGCGACTGAACTACGGGCATACATGGGATGCTCGTTCCGAAAAGGCCCTCATCACCCTTGGACGACTGATAGCCGCCTACGGTCATTAA